One window of the Oncorhynchus clarkii lewisi isolate Uvic-CL-2024 chromosome 19, UVic_Ocla_1.0, whole genome shotgun sequence genome contains the following:
- the LOC139374090 gene encoding ecto-ADP-ribosyltransferase 4-like — protein sequence MAIITVWTILLLTSGVAVEMKTCGGRSVSPPIPLNMAPDSVDDMYNGCRKEMSGLVEKKYLEEEKKSTTNFNASWTKAEKCARNKTIEDNLKLKHVQAICAYSAGYPTIYKDFNQACLTNKSIYTSAFKFHSLHFLLTEAILLLKENPDQRSCCTTYRRTKLNFTGEVNKEIRFGSFASSSFLKNLTHFGEKSCFEINTCFGADLKSYPAMGDYEKEVLIPPYEVFNITAVMKKEEVKDLWCDVVYKLQGIKTLSDLNCKMVKSLQIG from the exons ATGGCGATCATTACAGTATGGACAATTCTTCTGTTGACCTCTGGTGTGGCCGTAGAGATG aaaaCGTGTGGTGgtcgctctgtctctcctccgATTCCCCTGAACATGGCCCCTGACTCTGTTGACGACATGTACAACGGCTGCAGAAAGGAAATGTCCGGGCTGGTAGAGAAGAAATATCTTGAGGAGGAGAAAAAATCAACTACAAACTTCAATGCTTCCTGGACAAAGGCAGAAAAGTGTGCAAGAAACAAGACCATTGAAGACAATCTTAAACTGAAGCATGTCCAGGCTATCTGTGCTTACAGTGCAGGATACCCAACAATATACAAAGATTTTAACCAAGCATGTCTTACCAACAAGAGCATCTACACCTCTGCCTTCAAGTTCCACTCCCTGCATTTCCTGCTGACTGAAGCTATTCTCCTCCTGAAAGAAAACCCAGACCAACGGAGCTGTTGCACCACATACAGAAGAACTAAATTGAACTTTACAGGTGAAGTGAACAAGGAAATCCGTTTTGGCTCATTTGCCTCCAGCTCTTTCCTAAAGAACTTGACACATTTTGGAGAGAAGTCCTGCTTTGAGATAAATACATGTTTTGGCGCTGACCTCAAATCCTACCCAGCTATGGGAGATTATGAAAAGGAGGTGTTGATTCCACCCTATGAAGTGTTCAACATTACAGCTGTGATGAAGAAAGAAGAAGTAAAGGATCTTTGGTGCGATGTTGTGTACAAACTACAGGGCATTAAAACACTGAGTGACCTGAATTGCAAAATGGTCAAGTCGCTCCAAATAGGGTGA